One genomic segment of Schistosoma haematobium chromosome 6, whole genome shotgun sequence includes these proteins:
- a CDS encoding hypothetical protein (EggNog:ENOG410V4BY~COG:S): MNKTLISGLRHYVTSNHSIFANFCTHRTASTLIFGNDSKFPSVRCNQIHYSLFSKDSRPFNFPKISFGLKNFTQFSTESKNNVPSNVNEKNGNDLDERKSSLIKRFKDAYAIYGKVVLVTHGVTSCLWFGMFYSLACTGINLLDILHSLNAPGWLSKPLHLGGGTVNTLVTAIVFYKLAVPLRYGLTLILTRYLVRYLRLKGKAPQVQENDRLRNLAKEGAEISRERIKARMARSRRNVLIRRNQR; this comes from the exons ATGAACAAAACCTTAATCTCCGGTTTACGGCATTATGTCACGTCAAATCATTCTATTTTTGCAAATTTTTGTACTCATCGGACTGCATCAACGCTTATCTTTGGAAATGATTCGAAATTTCCTTCTGTTCGTTGCAACCAGATACATTACTCTCTATTCTCCAAAGATTCACGCCCTTTCAACTTTCCTAAGATTTCTTTCGGCTTGAAAAATTTTACACAGTTTTCTACTGAATCGAAGAACAATGTCCCATCAAATGTGAACGAAAAAAATGGAAATGACTTGGACGAAAGGAAATCTAGTCTGATCAAGAGATTCAAGGATGCCTATGCAATTTACGGGAAAGTTGTCTTGGTAACTCATGGTGTGACGTCATGTTTGTGGTTTGGAATGTTTTACTCACTGGCTTGCAC TGGGATCAATTTGCTGGATATTCTTCACAGTCTCAACGCACCTGGATGGCTAAGTAAACCCCTCCATTTAGGTGGGGGTACTGTGAATACTCTTGTCACAGCCATTGTATTCTACAAACTGGCAGTACCATTACGCTACGGTTTGACACTCATATTAACCAGGTATCTAGTACGTTACCTTCGATTGAAAGGAAAAGCACCACAAGTACAAGAAAATGATCGTCTACGAAACCTAGCTAAAGAAGGAGCAGAAATTTCACGTGAACGAATCAAAGCACGCATGGCTAGAAGCAGAAGAAATGTACTCATAAGGAGGAATCAACGATGA